The nucleotide window TTGTCCTCGTCTCGTTGACGGATCAGTAAAGGTCCCTCTTCCTGCATCTGACACACATAAACCGTGTACTTGATGGCACCAAAACCCGTGATCCGATCCGTGTATCCATTGCTCGCCTTATATTCCTCTCTCGTGTACAGCTTCAGCTTGCCCTGTGCAGGCTGTTCTCCGGTACGATCATCGCTCATCATATCCAGCTCCAGCCGTTCTACATAGACAGCTTCTACCCGTTCTGGCCAGAGCCAGCGAAGTGTACAACGTCCTTCGTCCACCGCAAGTGTCAGTTTTCGAATCAAGGGTGTCGAAGGGTCTGCATCCGTAAATCGCATTTCCATTGACCTCCCGACGTTAGAATCCTTTGCTGCGTGTATCTCTTGGTCTCTGACCGAACCCTTCAGCTGAAGCAGTTCCGCCGCCAGCTTCACGACGACCCCTGCTCTTACGCGGCGTGTTCTCCTTAATCGGAACAATCCAGGAGAAGAGGGTCAGTACGCCAGACAAAATGAGCATCGCACCAAGTCGTACGAATGTATCACCCACGTTCGAACCGTCGAGGCCCCATTCCAGCAGAAGTCCTGCCAGTAGACCTGACACCGCACCACCAATACCGAAGCTGAGCGCGAGATGACGGTTATCAAACACGAGTCCGAGTGATACACCCAGCGCCACGCCAATCAGTAACACGGCTGCCACACGGAAAATCGCCAGATAAACGCTATGCTCCATCATACCTGTACGCTCCGTTACCAGCGTCCGTTCATCAATCGTATCGTAGATCTGCTGGAATGCCAGATTGAGACCACCGGAATCCGGTACATCATAGTACATACCACCCGTTTGTTGGGCAATATTGCGCAGCAGATCTGTTCCTGATGGGTCCACTAGACTTAGGCCGACCGTATTGATCGATATCTGTTCACTGGTATATTGGGACAAAATATCTGCCGTATCCG belongs to Paenibacillus sp. FSL H8-0079 and includes:
- a CDS encoding beta-mannanase, with the protein product MRFTDADPSTPLIRKLTLAVDEGRCTLRWLWPERVEAVYVERLELDMMSDDRTGEQPAQGKLKLYTREEYKASNGYTDRITGFGAIKYTVYVCQMQEEGPLLIRQRDEDNMVIASAGKADIRFSIRYKSGFFQKRKSVLITVTAEVPVPKEALCYVRKQGGVPLNKEDGTVYPFVSDFAPGRNEMPPVEVAKDDYVRLFFTDGPKYGAAYRLISD